A genomic region of Octopus sinensis linkage group LG2, ASM634580v1, whole genome shotgun sequence contains the following coding sequences:
- the LOC115232590 gene encoding glutamine amidotransferase-like class 1 domain-containing protein 3A, mitochondrial codes for MLSFTASAGRTLYAGSNAILRRAFSSNIPAEAKVAVVLSGCGVYDGSEIHEASAVLVHLSRNQACVSMFAPDVEQMHTINHQKGEPMEPNRNVLLESARIARGKISSLSELQASAFDAVIFPGGFGAAKNLSSFAIDGPDMKVIADVERILKEFHEAKKPVGLCCIAPVLAAKVIPGCEVTVGSDKEDERWPYARTTKDIKELGATHINKDVTEAHIDVNNRIVTVPAFMCETAVHEVFDGIGEMVTGVLKLVK; via the exons ATGTTATCTTTTACAGCTTCCGCTGGTCGGACCCTGTACGCCGGTTCGAATGCTATTCTCCGCAGGGCCTTCAGTTCAAATATCCCGGCCGAGGCCAAAGTTGCTGTG gtTCTCTCCGGTTGTGGTGTTTATGATGGCAGTGAAATCCATGAAGCTTCTGC TGTATTGGTGCACTTGAGTCGTAATCAAGCCTGTGTTTCCATGTTTGCACCAGATGTTGAACAGATGCACACTATCAACCACCAAAAGGGAGAACCCATGGAGCCAAACAG GAATGTACTGTTAGAATCAGCTCGCATTGCAAGAGGCAAAATCTCTTCTCTTTCTGAACTGCAAGCAAGTGCCTTTGATGCAGTAATCTTTCCTGGGGGATTTGGAGCTGCCAAAAATTT atCTTCTTTTGCAATTGATGGGCCTGACATGAAGGTAATTGCAGATGTTGAGCGAATTCTTAAAGAGTTTCATGAAGCCAAGAAACCTGTTGG TTTGTGCTGCATTGCTCCTGTCTTGGCTGCTAAAGTGATACCTGGTTGTGAGGTGACAGTAGGATCTGACAAAGAAGACGAAAGATGGCCATATGCAAGAACAACAAAGGACATTAAGGAACTGGGTGCCACACATATCAACAAAGATGTTACA gaagCCCATATTGATGTCAATAACCGCATTGTGACTGTTCCAGCCTTCATGTGTGAAACAGCAGTACACGAAGTTTTTGATGGTATTGGTGAAATGGTAACAGGAGTACTGAAGCTGGTtaaataa